TCTTGTACTGCCTTGGCATTATTAATTCCGCAGTGGCCCCGGCCGAAGCAACTTCTAGTGCAAAATCCTGCTCTTCCCTATCCAAATTATGTTCTATGGCCCTACTTATCTTTATACAATCCTTTACAGTAACACCTTGGTCTCCATCAATGATAACCTTTATCTTATTATCGGATGAAATCGTAAAATCGATTAAGAACAATGACTCATCTTCCTCCAATCCGGCATCCAAAAGTTCCTTAACCCTTGTCTTTAACATAAAACCAAGTAATAAAAGAGGGGACAAATTGTCCCCTCATGAATACTAATATCCTTTCAGTGATGCAAATATACAATAATCTTTGTTTTTCACAAGAGCTTATGCAGCTACAATCAAACGATTTAGGATTAAAATAATATACCGATAAAATTAAAGGAGCTAAGAGCGGAAGCTTTGGCCAATTAATGTTAATTTTAAATGATATAAACAACTAACCTTTTGGAAATGGATTTACTTTCATCCTACAATTTAATTATTGAAGCATCTGTCATAATTATTCTATCATTTTGGTTTAACGGTATTTCTAAAAAGACTAATATCCCATCTGTGTTGATGCTCATTGTTTTGGGCATTATACTTCAGTATGTTTTAAAATATTTTGTTCCAGAGACCCTAGATTTTTCCGGCGGCCTGGAATTACTGGGCATCGTTGGGCTAATCATGATCGTTCTGGAGGCGGCATTAGAACTAGAACTGAAAAGAGAGAAACTTGTTCCTATTCTAAAATCTATGGCCATTGCGCTAATTGGTTTGGTCGGTTCTGCTTGGGTAGCTGCCCTTATCCTATTTCAGTTTATCCCTGAAATGTCCATGCAATCGGCATGGCTTTATGCTACTCCTTTATCCATTCTTTCAAGCGCTATTATCATCCCAAGTGTAAGTGGCCTGTCTGAAGCTAAAAAAGAGTTTCATATTTATGAAAGTACTTTTTCCGACATCATGGGCATCATGATGTTCTATTATCTTATTGGCGGACTCAATCCGGCAGAAGATGCAGGAGCTGCAGGATTTGCAGGAAACCTTATACTTACTATCGTTATCGGA
This genomic window from Maribacter sp. MJ134 contains:
- the rimP gene encoding ribosome assembly cofactor RimP; translated protein: MLKTRVKELLDAGLEEDESLFLIDFTISSDNKIKVIIDGDQGVTVKDCIKISRAIEHNLDREEQDFALEVASAGATAELIMPRQYKKNVGRKLEVLTDEGEFEGNLTFADEEHIVLEWKAREPKPIGKGKVTVQKKKELNFSEIRKAKVKLKF